The genomic segment AGTTTTCCTCCCTCGTGAGGACCTATTTCAGGGGGAACGGCCACCACATCCAGTTCAACGTCATAGATGCCGCCACCCTGAGGAAAGCCCAAGCCCATCCCGAGGAATACGGGAACCTCGTTGTGAGGGTCGCCGGCTACAGCGACTACTTTGTCAGCCTCTCCAGGGATCTGCAGGACGAGATCATCGCAAGAACAGAGCAGGAATCCATCTAGACGGGTGGATCGTGGAAAAGGGGTGGTCCTTACCGGCTGCTCTCGAGCCATTGATCCTTCGATGCCTCGGCTGGCGGCCCTCCCATGACACCGGGGGCTAGCCAGAGGCGGAGAGCCTCTCGTATCGGAAGTCGTCCAGGGAAAGGGAGGTCCTGCCCGTCGTGATCTCCTCGGCGATAAGCTTTCCCGTTATGGGTGCCAGGGCGACTCCCTCGCCCGCATGGCCGGTGGCGATCGAGAAGCCCGGAAGCCCGAGAACCCTCCCCAGGATCGGATGCCCGTCCGGCATGCAGTAGGGACGCCAGCCTGCAATGAAGCGGATGCAATTGACTTCCTTCATTTCCGGCAGGAAGCCGAGAAGATGTCGTGCCAGGGCCCGCAGCACCTCGAGGGTCGGCTCGGACACGAACCCGGCCATGTCCCGGCTGGCCCCGATGGTCCAATTCCCGCTTGCGTGCTGGGCAAAAGACCCTCCGATTCCCAAGGCGAGTCGTTTTCGAGCCCTTTCGTCTTCGGCCCGGGCTTCGATCCCGTATGCGGTGGCCAGGTAGTCACCGTCCAGGATATATGGGTATTCCGCCTCGGGTACCTGCTCCGTAATGATGAGCTGTCCCCGCTGGGGTTCAACAGGGATATCGAGACCCACCATCCTGCCGATCCGTCTCGACCACGGCCCTGCTGCACAGACCACATGGCCGCAGAGAATCTCCGCGCCTCCCTCGATGTCGAGGCGATACTCCCTCTTGCCCATGGGCCTTATCTCCCTGACCGTAGAGCCTGTCAGAATCCGGGCGCCGAGCCTCTCTGCCGCCAGGGCAAAGCCGTATGTCGTCCTGAAGGGGTTGACCTGGC from the Deltaproteobacteria bacterium genome contains:
- a CDS encoding FAD-binding oxidoreductase; its protein translation is MRAARFDVGIVGGGIIGCAVAYYLSKGGASVALLERSHLCSGASSANQGGMAVQIFDLKTIPLTLASARLYSGLADEIGYDVEYRRTGSLLVAREDYQVPLLRQRYKDLTRMGMEVDFWDPERLGRFPGGDVEPFRAVLESPVDCQVNPFRTTYGFALAAERLGARILTGSTVREIRPMGKREYRLDIEGGAEILCGHVVCAAGPWSRRIGRMVGLDIPVEPQRGQLIITEQVPEAEYPYILDGDYLATAYGIEARAEDERARKRLALGIGGSFAQHASGNWTIGASRDMAGFVSEPTLEVLRALARHLLGFLPEMKEVNCIRFIAGWRPYCMPDGHPILGRVLGLPGFSIATGHAGEGVALAPITGKLIAEEITTGRTSLSLDDFRYERLSASG